Proteins encoded together in one Undibacterium sp. CCC3.4 window:
- a CDS encoding MFS transporter yields the protein MPRPGNTDKEAISMSRLRAILVGSAGNLVEWFDFYCYAAFSLYFANSFFPAQDATAQMMSTAGIFALGFFIRPVGGVLFGYVGDRFGRRSALMASVLLMCFGSLLIACAPTYAMVGVWSPLLLLAARMIQGLSLGGEYGVSATYLSEMADSKHRGFYASFQYVTLIGGQLLALLLLLVLQHYFLSTEQLRAWGWRIPFVVGAGLALLALRMRHDLPETPSFEAARNRNKKMGGLRQLAQYPREVLLVIGLTMGGTLAFYVYTTYMQKFLRLSVGLSDAQTTAVSAASLIFAMCLQPLYGALSDRIGRRPLLLGFALLGTLLTVPLLSAIRHAQGPWEAFFLIACAWMIVSGYTSINALVKAEMFPVEIRTTGVGVPYAFAVSIFGGTAEYVALWFKKVELESGFYWYVTAVISCTLLVCWFMRDTANTSQINLDHVGPASR from the coding sequence ATGCCACGGCCGGGTAACACCGACAAAGAAGCGATCAGCATGAGCCGGCTACGCGCTATCTTGGTGGGCTCGGCCGGCAATTTAGTCGAATGGTTTGATTTTTACTGCTACGCAGCGTTTTCTTTATACTTTGCCAATTCGTTTTTCCCGGCACAAGACGCCACCGCGCAGATGATGTCGACGGCCGGCATTTTTGCTTTAGGCTTTTTCATTCGCCCTGTTGGCGGTGTCCTGTTCGGCTATGTCGGTGACCGCTTTGGCCGGCGCAGTGCCTTGATGGCTTCGGTACTGCTGATGTGCTTTGGTTCTTTACTGATCGCTTGCGCCCCCACCTATGCCATGGTGGGGGTCTGGTCACCACTGCTGCTATTAGCTGCGCGTATGATTCAGGGCTTAAGTCTTGGGGGCGAATACGGTGTCAGTGCCACGTATTTGTCTGAAATGGCAGATTCCAAGCATCGCGGATTCTATGCCAGCTTCCAATATGTGACCTTGATTGGTGGACAATTATTAGCCCTGTTATTACTTCTGGTTCTGCAACATTATTTTTTAAGTACCGAACAATTGCGTGCCTGGGGATGGCGGATTCCATTTGTAGTGGGAGCGGGCTTGGCCTTATTAGCCTTGAGAATGCGCCATGATTTACCAGAAACGCCATCGTTTGAAGCGGCACGCAATAGAAACAAAAAAATGGGCGGCCTGCGTCAATTAGCGCAATACCCACGCGAAGTATTACTCGTGATTGGTCTCACTATGGGCGGCACCCTGGCCTTCTATGTGTACACAACTTACATGCAAAAGTTCTTACGCCTGTCGGTCGGTCTGTCGGATGCCCAGACCACTGCGGTCTCGGCTGCCTCCTTAATTTTTGCTATGTGCTTGCAACCGCTCTATGGTGCCTTATCGGATCGGATCGGACGACGCCCTTTGCTACTCGGTTTTGCGCTACTGGGTACGCTGCTGACAGTACCACTGCTGAGCGCGATTCGTCATGCGCAAGGACCGTGGGAAGCGTTCTTTCTCATTGCCTGTGCCTGGATGATCGTCTCTGGCTACACCTCGATTAATGCGCTGGTCAAAGCCGAGATGTTTCCAGTAGAAATACGCACCACCGGGGTCGGCGTCCCGTATGCCTTCGCGGTGTCGATCTTTGGTGGCACGGCAGAATACGTCGCGCTCTGGTTCAAAAAAGTAGAACTCGAAAGCGGTTTTTATTGGTATGTGACGGCAGTGATTTCTTGTACTTTATTGGTCTGCTGGTTCATGCGTGATACGGCTAACACTTCGCAGATTAATTTGGATCACGTCGGCCCTGCCAGTCGTTGA
- a CDS encoding RbsD/FucU family protein, translating into MLKGINPLLSADLLKILCEMGHGDEVAVVDANFTARSLGRGKPIIELPGSDLLSACDAVLSVFPLDAAVAQPVAYMQVCESPDGYLSETQANIVKLLSRSALAQAAQCQATERFAFYERVKQVYAIVQTGEMQPYANFIFKKGVLTTLSPV; encoded by the coding sequence ATGCTTAAAGGAATCAACCCACTGTTGTCTGCCGATTTGCTGAAGATTTTATGCGAAATGGGGCATGGTGATGAAGTCGCCGTGGTCGATGCCAATTTCACCGCGCGTTCGCTGGGGCGGGGCAAACCTATCATTGAGTTGCCGGGCAGTGATTTACTCAGTGCCTGCGACGCCGTGCTGTCGGTGTTTCCACTCGATGCGGCGGTCGCACAACCGGTGGCGTATATGCAGGTGTGCGAGTCGCCGGACGGCTATTTGTCCGAGACGCAAGCGAACATCGTGAAGCTGTTAAGTCGCAGTGCATTAGCTCAAGCGGCACAATGTCAGGCCACCGAACGGTTTGCTTTTTATGAACGCGTGAAACAAGTGTATGCCATCGTGCAGACCGGTGAAATGCAGCCGTATGCGAATTTTATCTTTAAAAAAGGCGTCCTCACTACGCTGTCGCCGGTGTGA
- a CDS encoding ATP-binding protein, whose translation MRFHFLLSWRRHYRWCLFALANVLLIVLAGQWMEAREIASKTVSIEQSAKAQVLGLRGIVEKYDYLPFAAAQHPDVIQLLHEPTDPALTAQVNQYFSALKAEAGVAALYVISVSGVTLAASNWNTRESFVGQSYQQRPYFEDALSGRTGLFYGLGLTTGASGLFIAKPVRSGSKVIGIMVAKLSLDALERVWTKSVEPLVLQDSRGIVFLSSVPAWLYQSRSPLGQTDLRWLQLHSQYGSARHDAVLPWQIEKNAHTPEFVLRARVNGQRRSYLASETYLPELGWTLIVTSDLEDVRQAKLAAILIASLLSIVVLLGILYWHLHQRRLIEQQQARRELEQRVLERTHDLQEAHAFRKSMEDSLLVGMIARDHSGKIIYVNNAFCDMVGSDRDALLNCQPPYPYWHPDELEKHWRNNEQLLNGHSAPHGFESRIRNRAGEDRYIMVYTAALIDSNGVRQGWMSSIVDITVQKRIKDGHHEQERKLQRSARLASLGEMASTLAHELNQPLMAISNFALAARAMAHDSVPPMLGSALQEIVAQSKRASDIVKRVRALINPQRGAYEIVSIHAVISDALAMLQHEIQQTQTLVTTEIEIALPATRGDKVLLQQVLINLCQNAMQAMEALPLTQHRLTVSAKQVGRTIQVRVADLGPGIAAHLVEQVFTSFFTTKPDGLGLGLNICRTVIEAHGGRIFVENKDEGGAVFLFTLPISQ comes from the coding sequence ATGCGCTTTCATTTTCTCCTTTCTTGGCGTCGTCATTACCGGTGGTGCTTGTTTGCGCTGGCCAATGTGCTGCTCATTGTATTGGCCGGACAATGGATGGAGGCACGCGAGATCGCCAGCAAGACAGTATCGATTGAGCAATCGGCTAAAGCGCAGGTTTTAGGCTTGCGCGGCATCGTTGAAAAATACGACTACCTTCCGTTTGCTGCTGCACAACATCCGGATGTCATTCAGCTTTTGCATGAGCCGACTGATCCGGCCTTAACCGCGCAGGTCAATCAATACTTTTCTGCCCTGAAAGCGGAAGCTGGTGTTGCTGCACTCTATGTGATCAGTGTGTCAGGGGTTACGTTGGCGGCGAGTAACTGGAATACGCGTGAGAGTTTTGTTGGGCAGTCGTATCAGCAGCGTCCGTATTTTGAAGATGCGCTGTCCGGTCGCACCGGTCTGTTTTACGGGCTGGGGTTGACCACGGGGGCATCCGGCTTGTTTATTGCCAAGCCAGTGCGCTCCGGCTCGAAGGTCATTGGAATTATGGTAGCGAAGCTGAGTCTCGATGCCTTGGAACGGGTTTGGACAAAAAGTGTCGAACCCTTGGTGTTGCAGGATAGCCGAGGGATCGTTTTTCTCAGTTCTGTGCCGGCCTGGCTATATCAAAGCAGAAGCCCACTGGGCCAGACGGATCTGCGCTGGTTACAACTGCATAGTCAATATGGCAGCGCCCGACACGATGCGGTCTTGCCATGGCAAATAGAGAAGAATGCTCACACACCAGAGTTTGTATTGCGCGCCAGAGTTAACGGCCAGCGCCGTTCCTACCTCGCCTCCGAAACCTATCTGCCGGAACTAGGCTGGACCTTGATCGTTACCAGTGATTTGGAGGATGTCAGGCAGGCCAAGCTGGCAGCCATCCTCATTGCCAGCTTGCTGAGCATTGTGGTATTGCTGGGCATATTGTATTGGCACCTGCATCAACGCCGCTTAATCGAGCAGCAGCAAGCCAGAAGAGAATTGGAACAGCGGGTACTCGAGCGTACGCACGACCTGCAAGAAGCCCATGCGTTTCGTAAATCGATGGAGGATTCGCTGTTAGTCGGGATGATTGCCCGTGATCATTCGGGAAAAATCATTTATGTCAATAATGCCTTTTGTGACATGGTCGGCAGCGACCGCGATGCTTTGTTAAATTGCCAGCCGCCTTATCCGTATTGGCATCCGGACGAGCTGGAAAAACATTGGCGCAATAATGAACAACTCTTGAATGGCCACTCTGCGCCCCATGGTTTCGAGTCGAGAATTCGGAATCGTGCCGGCGAAGACAGGTACATTATGGTGTACACCGCAGCCTTAATTGATTCCAATGGTGTTCGGCAAGGCTGGATGAGTTCCATCGTCGATATCACGGTACAAAAGCGCATTAAAGATGGCCATCATGAGCAGGAACGAAAACTGCAACGCAGTGCCCGTCTGGCGAGTCTTGGTGAGATGGCGTCGACGCTGGCGCATGAACTCAATCAGCCCTTAATGGCGATTTCTAACTTCGCCTTGGCTGCTCGAGCGATGGCGCACGACAGCGTGCCACCAATGCTGGGCTCGGCGCTGCAGGAAATTGTCGCGCAGTCGAAACGGGCCAGCGACATTGTCAAGCGTGTGCGGGCATTGATCAACCCGCAGCGTGGTGCGTATGAAATTGTGTCTATACACGCCGTCATCAGCGATGCATTAGCGATGCTACAACATGAGATTCAGCAAACCCAGACGCTTGTGACAACGGAGATCGAGATTGCGCTGCCAGCTACCCGCGGCGACAAAGTATTATTGCAACAAGTGCTGATTAACTTATGCCAGAATGCCATGCAGGCGATGGAAGCTTTGCCGTTGACCCAACATCGTTTGACTGTTTCGGCAAAGCAGGTCGGGCGCACGATACAGGTGCGTGTCGCTGACCTTGGGCCGGGGATTGCTGCGCATTTAGTCGAGCAAGTATTTACCTCGTTTTTCACCACGAAGCCCGATGGCTTAGGCTTGGGCTTGAATATTTGCCGAACCGTTATTGAAGCGCATGGCGGCCGTATTTTTGTGGAAAACAAGGACGAGGGCGGTGCCGTTTTTTTATTTACTTTACCGATCAGCCAATGA
- a CDS encoding ABC transporter permease, translated as MKLNLKEHLPPLSALGPIIALLVASIFFTWQSEHFFSGQNFSLILQQVMVVGVIAIGQTLIILTAGIDLSCGMMMALGSIVMTKFATDLGMNPYLAILCGMLACVLIGFLNGALVTMVKLPPFIVTLGTMNIAFAVTQLYSHAQTITDIPEMMSFFGNTFSIGQTTVTYGTVLMLALYGLTWLYLRDTAPGRHIYAIGNNPEAARLTGIATGKIMLGIYMMAGLFYGVAALLSVARMGVGDPQGGQTDNLDSITAVVLGGTSLFGGRGSILGTLIGVLIVGVFRNGLTLMGVPSVYQVLVTGVLVILAVATDQLTHKKG; from the coding sequence ATGAAATTGAATCTCAAAGAACATCTTCCGCCGCTTTCGGCGCTCGGTCCGATTATTGCCTTGCTGGTAGCAAGTATTTTCTTTACTTGGCAGTCCGAGCATTTTTTCAGTGGCCAAAATTTTTCCCTGATCTTGCAGCAGGTGATGGTCGTCGGCGTGATTGCGATTGGCCAAACCTTGATCATTTTGACTGCCGGGATAGATTTGTCCTGCGGCATGATGATGGCGCTGGGCTCGATTGTGATGACGAAATTCGCTACCGATCTGGGCATGAATCCCTATCTGGCGATTCTATGCGGTATGTTGGCTTGCGTATTGATAGGTTTCCTCAATGGTGCTTTGGTGACGATGGTCAAGCTGCCACCATTTATTGTCACGCTCGGTACGATGAATATTGCATTCGCAGTGACGCAGCTGTACTCCCACGCGCAAACGATTACTGACATCCCTGAGATGATGTCGTTCTTCGGCAATACCTTCAGCATCGGTCAAACCACGGTCACCTACGGTACGGTTTTGATGCTCGCTTTGTATGGCTTGACTTGGTTATATTTACGCGATACCGCACCGGGTCGGCATATTTATGCCATCGGCAATAATCCTGAAGCTGCGCGTTTGACTGGTATTGCTACCGGTAAAATTATGCTCGGCATCTATATGATGGCGGGCTTGTTTTATGGCGTCGCAGCTTTGCTTTCTGTGGCACGTATGGGGGTCGGTGATCCGCAAGGCGGGCAGACCGATAATCTCGACAGTATTACGGCCGTTGTTCTCGGTGGTACCAGTTTGTTTGGTGGTCGTGGTTCGATTTTGGGCACCTTGATCGGTGTGCTCATCGTCGGGGTATTCAGGAATGGTCTGACCTTGATGGGTGTGCCTTCGGTGTATCAGGTATTGGTGACCGGCGTCTTGGTGATTTTGGCGGTTGCTACCGATCAACTCACACATAAAAAAGGTTGA
- a CDS encoding response regulator transcription factor yields MNETPLMLYVVDDDEALRRSLHMLLFSQGLPVQSFDTGESFLATVDHRKPGCVVLDLRMAGISGLSVLAELKLRHSPLVALFLSGHGDIPTALEAVRLGAYDWIVKPDVEQLLEKLPSAISEAHARAHALQRWSELTVREREVARLVCLGYSNKDIARQLLPPAGPRTVETHRSNIFDKLNLANANELSRWLSLYNWLD; encoded by the coding sequence ATGAATGAGACACCCTTGATGCTGTATGTGGTGGACGACGATGAGGCGCTGCGTCGTTCGTTGCATATGTTACTTTTTTCTCAGGGCTTGCCGGTTCAGAGCTTTGATACCGGCGAGTCTTTCTTGGCCACGGTTGATCACCGCAAGCCTGGTTGTGTGGTGCTTGATCTGCGCATGGCGGGGATCAGTGGCTTATCGGTATTGGCAGAATTAAAGCTGCGCCATAGCCCACTCGTGGCCTTGTTTTTGTCGGGACATGGCGATATTCCAACCGCGCTGGAAGCCGTTCGTTTAGGTGCCTACGATTGGATAGTCAAACCCGATGTTGAGCAGTTGTTAGAAAAACTGCCGAGTGCGATCAGCGAAGCCCACGCGCGCGCGCATGCCTTGCAGCGCTGGAGCGAGCTGACTGTGCGCGAACGCGAAGTCGCACGTCTGGTTTGCCTTGGGTACAGCAATAAAGACATCGCCCGACAATTGCTGCCTCCGGCCGGGCCGCGCACGGTAGAGACTCATCGTTCCAACATCTTTGATAAATTAAATTTGGCGAATGCGAATGAGCTCAGCCGTTGGCTGAGTTTGTACAACTGGTTAGATTGA
- a CDS encoding sugar ABC transporter substrate-binding protein → MNLQHSISLAVLTCVAGIACAAEQPVIGLITKTETNPFFVKMKEGAQLRATALGAKLLTAAGKSDGDNAGQVTAIENMVSAGAKTILITPSDAKAIIPAIKKARDKGVMVIALDSPTAPQTATDGLFATDNYQAGILIGQYAKASFAGKPVKIAMLDLFPGHPVGITRHNGFLSGFGASGISAATTDLLKTADVVCMADTYGDQGKGQTAMENCLQKNPEINLVYTINEPAAAGAYKALKAAGKEKTVMIVSVDGGCAGVRDVKAGVIAATSQQYPMRMADLAVEAGVTYAKTGKKVAGYTDTGVTLISDKVVAGVESKDTAFGLGACWGK, encoded by the coding sequence ATGAATTTGCAACATAGCATCTCATTAGCTGTATTGACCTGCGTCGCAGGAATCGCCTGCGCTGCAGAGCAACCTGTGATCGGTTTAATTACCAAAACAGAAACCAATCCTTTTTTTGTCAAAATGAAAGAGGGCGCGCAACTCCGCGCCACGGCCTTGGGCGCGAAATTGCTGACTGCTGCGGGTAAAAGTGATGGCGATAATGCCGGGCAAGTAACGGCGATTGAAAATATGGTGTCTGCCGGTGCGAAAACTATTTTGATTACACCGAGTGATGCCAAGGCAATTATTCCTGCCATTAAAAAAGCCCGTGATAAAGGCGTGATGGTGATTGCTTTGGATAGTCCGACTGCGCCGCAAACGGCCACCGATGGTTTGTTTGCCACTGATAATTATCAGGCCGGCATCTTGATCGGGCAGTATGCGAAAGCCAGTTTTGCTGGCAAGCCGGTAAAAATTGCCATGCTCGATTTATTTCCTGGTCATCCGGTTGGCATTACTCGTCATAATGGCTTTCTGAGTGGCTTTGGTGCCAGCGGTATCAGCGCTGCCACCACGGATTTGCTTAAAACGGCCGATGTTGTTTGCATGGCCGACACCTATGGTGACCAAGGCAAGGGGCAAACTGCGATGGAAAACTGTCTGCAGAAAAACCCTGAAATTAATTTGGTCTACACCATCAATGAACCTGCCGCGGCAGGTGCTTACAAGGCCTTGAAAGCCGCCGGTAAAGAGAAAACGGTCATGATTGTGTCGGTGGATGGCGGTTGTGCCGGCGTGCGTGATGTTAAAGCCGGTGTGATCGCCGCAACTTCGCAGCAGTATCCGATGAGAATGGCGGATTTAGCGGTGGAAGCCGGTGTGACTTACGCTAAAACAGGTAAAAAAGTCGCTGGTTATACCGATACCGGCGTGACCCTCATCAGCGACAAAGTAGTTGCTGGCGTGGAGAGTAAAGATACCGCTTTTGGTCTCGGTGCTTGCTGGGGTAAATAA
- a CDS encoding porin, with protein MKTPSTHFPLARALGTALAMSSLLATQAYAQQSNVTIYGRLVDGVMLTTNQATATPGVLGTTSSIGGNVWGTSLLGFKGEEDLGNGLKAMFLLENGFSGANGANNGGSSTIFSRRTLVGLSGAFGSLKLGRDLTLPSDQVWGLDPTGQMWSGTATLVKGRNWPTYNNGINYISPQFGGASVQVTYGLGEVAGSTSANSTGGIALNYAFNNYTVTAMYDFAKDAKGRASSLYQYSNELTLGGTAKLDDLTLYVGYQSLSAPDTVAVSQSKPDKTSQYWLGLNYRLSPALTLIGAAYHAKVNQHVGSASQIVVGANYSLSKRTLLYVALANVHNSALSNFNMDFNNPNTAAAGANPSAFFSGISHSF; from the coding sequence ATGAAAACACCATCCACCCACTTCCCATTGGCGCGCGCTCTGGGCACTGCCCTGGCAATGAGCTCCCTGTTGGCGACGCAAGCCTACGCACAACAAAGCAATGTCACTATCTACGGGCGCCTGGTTGACGGCGTCATGCTGACCACCAATCAGGCCACCGCCACGCCTGGCGTACTCGGTACCACCAGCAGCATAGGCGGCAATGTCTGGGGTACCAGTCTGTTAGGTTTTAAAGGCGAAGAAGACTTAGGAAATGGTTTAAAAGCCATGTTCTTACTCGAAAATGGCTTTTCCGGCGCAAATGGTGCCAACAACGGTGGCTCGAGCACCATCTTCTCGCGCCGCACCTTGGTTGGCTTGAGTGGTGCCTTCGGTTCGCTGAAACTGGGCCGCGATTTAACCCTGCCCAGCGATCAGGTTTGGGGCCTCGATCCGACCGGCCAGATGTGGTCAGGTACAGCGACCTTGGTCAAGGGACGCAACTGGCCTACCTACAACAATGGCATCAACTACATCTCACCACAATTTGGCGGTGCTTCCGTACAAGTTACTTACGGCTTAGGCGAAGTGGCCGGCTCGACCAGCGCCAACAGCACCGGTGGCATCGCATTGAATTATGCGTTCAATAACTACACCGTCACCGCCATGTATGACTTTGCCAAAGATGCAAAAGGCCGCGCCAGCTCCCTGTATCAATACTCAAATGAATTGACGCTCGGTGGTACCGCCAAATTGGATGACTTGACACTCTATGTCGGTTATCAATCACTGTCGGCCCCCGATACCGTGGCAGTCAGCCAAAGCAAGCCGGACAAAACCAGCCAGTATTGGTTAGGCCTTAACTACCGCCTGAGCCCAGCACTGACACTCATTGGTGCCGCCTACCATGCCAAGGTCAATCAACACGTAGGCAGCGCCAGCCAAATCGTGGTCGGTGCCAATTACAGCTTGTCAAAACGGACTTTATTGTATGTGGCTTTAGCCAACGTTCATAACAGCGCGCTGAGCAATTTCAACATGGACTTTAACAACCCGAATACCGCTGCTGCCGGTGCAAACCCAAGCGCATTCTTCAGCGGTATCTCGCACTCGTTTTAA
- a CDS encoding ROK family transcriptional regulator, translating into MSQFNERIVLQAIRTRGSMPKADLARLTNLSTQTVSLIINRLLDEGFVLKQTPIRGKVGQPSVPIVLNPDGAFSIGIKIGRRGLDLLLVDFVGQARERSSWSYPFPDPDTLFKDIEVQLNTMCARLGPTQLPRLSGIGIAAPLALGGWQKLLDITPQQNNKWDQIDILSRIEAMTELPVEFAKDTAAACVAELVSGRGRSIKSFFYLFVDTFIGGALVLNSHLHGGLHGNAGAVGSLPLAISHADTRTAPEQLLSAASLFNLEQLYAASGLDQSASYDERALQEPWLTHTGAWLDDAARAIAFAIISSVCFLDLESIVIDGSLDRLLLEKLLCEVEKSLDLYRWEGVLRPLILAGTIGPDAHAIGAALLPLYANFGPDRDLFLKNTPNT; encoded by the coding sequence ATGAGTCAATTCAATGAACGCATTGTTCTTCAGGCGATTCGCACCCGCGGCAGTATGCCTAAGGCTGATTTGGCGCGCTTGACTAATCTGAGTACGCAAACCGTCTCGCTGATCATTAACCGTCTGCTCGACGAAGGTTTTGTGCTCAAGCAGACACCGATCCGTGGCAAAGTCGGCCAGCCTTCGGTTCCCATCGTGCTTAATCCCGATGGCGCGTTTTCTATTGGTATCAAGATAGGTCGGCGTGGTTTGGATTTGTTATTGGTTGATTTTGTCGGTCAAGCGCGCGAGCGTTCTTCGTGGTCGTACCCGTTTCCCGATCCCGATACCTTGTTTAAAGATATAGAAGTGCAACTCAATACCATGTGCGCGCGGCTGGGGCCAACGCAATTGCCGCGTCTTTCAGGCATAGGTATTGCCGCTCCGTTGGCGCTGGGAGGCTGGCAAAAATTGCTGGACATCACGCCGCAGCAAAATAATAAGTGGGACCAGATCGATATCTTGTCGCGCATTGAAGCCATGACCGAGTTGCCGGTAGAGTTTGCCAAAGACACGGCGGCCGCCTGCGTGGCAGAGTTGGTTTCCGGGCGTGGACGCAGTATCAAAAGTTTCTTTTACTTATTTGTCGATACCTTTATCGGTGGTGCGCTCGTGCTCAACAGTCATTTGCATGGCGGTTTGCATGGCAATGCCGGCGCGGTCGGTTCCTTACCGTTGGCGATTTCGCATGCCGATACGCGCACGGCACCGGAGCAGTTGCTCAGTGCTGCGTCGCTGTTTAATTTGGAACAATTATATGCCGCCTCCGGCTTGGACCAGAGTGCCTCGTATGATGAACGAGCATTACAGGAACCGTGGCTGACGCACACCGGTGCTTGGCTCGATGACGCCGCGCGTGCCATCGCGTTTGCCATCATCAGTTCGGTGTGTTTTTTGGATTTGGAAAGTATCGTGATCGATGGTTCGCTGGACCGTCTGTTATTGGAAAAGCTGCTTTGTGAAGTAGAAAAGTCTTTGGATTTGTACCGTTGGGAAGGAGTGTTACGTCCGCTTATTCTGGCCGGTACCATCGGGCCGGACGCCCATGCCATCGGTGCGGCCTTACTTCCTTTGTATGCCAATTTCGGACCTGACCGCGATTTGTTTTTAAAAAATACCCCTAATACTTAA
- a CDS encoding ATP-binding cassette domain-containing protein: MSKHNSSVIFQASGLTKRYGSVTALDGTDFELRAGEILAVIGDNGAGKSSLIKALSGALIPDSGQMLLDGQTVAFKSPIDARRHGIETVYQDLAVAPAMTIAENLFLGRELLRPGLLGKCFRIIDKKRMLAEAVGHMKDLKIGIRSMKQAVGTLSGGQRQGVAVARSTAFAKHVVILDEPTAALGVKEGNMVLEMIRRVRDRGLPVILISHNMPHVFEIADRIHIQRLGKRVALVNPKKISMSDAVAVMTGAKNPQDLPEDAHA, from the coding sequence ATGAGCAAGCATAATTCTTCCGTTATTTTTCAGGCGAGCGGACTGACCAAGCGTTACGGCAGCGTCACGGCGCTCGATGGGACTGATTTTGAATTGCGGGCCGGTGAAATTTTAGCTGTCATTGGTGATAATGGGGCGGGCAAATCGTCCTTGATCAAAGCCTTGTCGGGTGCGCTGATTCCTGATTCTGGTCAGATGTTACTCGATGGCCAGACCGTGGCATTCAAGTCGCCTATTGATGCGCGCCGTCACGGTATCGAAACGGTCTACCAGGATTTGGCCGTGGCACCGGCAATGACGATTGCCGAAAACTTGTTTCTCGGCCGTGAATTGCTGCGTCCTGGCTTGTTGGGCAAGTGCTTTCGCATTATCGACAAAAAACGCATGTTGGCCGAAGCGGTTGGCCATATGAAGGATTTGAAGATCGGTATACGCTCGATGAAGCAGGCGGTCGGCACTTTGTCCGGCGGCCAACGTCAAGGAGTGGCGGTTGCTCGCAGTACGGCATTTGCCAAGCATGTGGTGATTCTCGATGAGCCCACCGCCGCCCTCGGGGTGAAGGAGGGGAATATGGTGCTGGAAATGATACGGCGTGTGCGTGACCGTGGCTTGCCGGTGATTTTGATCAGCCACAATATGCCGCATGTGTTTGAGATCGCTGACCGCATCCATATTCAGCGTTTAGGCAAACGCGTGGCGCTTGTCAATCCTAAAAAAATCAGTATGTCGGATGCGGTCGCGGTGATGACTGGCGCGAAAAACCCTCAAGACCTGCCTGAGGATGCGCATGCTTAA